Genomic DNA from Corticium candelabrum chromosome 5, ooCorCand1.1, whole genome shotgun sequence:
ggTGTCGACGTCTCGATAAGCTATCTGCATTAGTATTGTCCTTGCCCCTCCGGTAGACAACGTCCATGTCATACTCCCCTAACATCAAGATCCATCGTGCCAGTCGTCCCGTTGGTTCCTTGACTGACTTCAGCCATGATAATGGACAGTGATTCGTTGCTACTGTAAACTTGTGACCGTACAAGTAAGGACGAAATGCTGTAACTGCCCACACAATTGCGAGTGCTTCCTTCTCTACTGTTGAATAGTTGTGTTCTGCTTTACGCAAAGCCCTGCTAGCATAGGACACTACTCTCTCTTTCCCCTCGATCACTTGAGATAGCACTGCCCCCAATCCTGTCTCACTAGCATCGGTGGCTAGGTGGAACGGTTTATCAAACTGTGGAAAAGCTAGGACTGGTGGTTCCGTCAGTCTCTCTTTTAGGACAGTGAAAGCTCTTTCACTGGCTTCAGTCCAGACGAAGTCTGTGCCTTTCTCCTGCAGTTGAAAAAGTGGGGCAGCAATCTGCGAAAATCCTGGTACGAACCTCCGGTAATAACCCACTAAGCCAAGAAACCCTTCAGCTCTTTAACTTCTGTTGGTCTTGGAAAATTCTTGACTGCCTGAAGCTTTACCGGATCTGGTTGAATACCCCTCGCAGATACTATGTGTCCCAGGTACTTCACGGAATTCCTCGCAAAGTGACACTTAGCAGGTTGTAGCTTCAAACCTGCTGCATTCAATCTCCCAAATAGCCTTTCTAGCCTCAACATGTGTTCCTTGAACGATGATGAAAACACTATGATGTCATCCAAGTAGATTAGACATTCTTCCCATGATAGACCAGCTAGCACTGCTTCCATGAGTCGCTGAAAAGTACTGGGCGCATTGGTAAGACCGAAAGGCATGACATTAAATTCATACAGCCCATGCATTGATGTGAATGCCGTCTTTGGTCTATCCTCGGGTGCCACCTCTACTTGCCAGTACCCAGAAGCTAAGTCCAACGTAGAAAAGTACTTGGCTCCTGAAAGGCTGTCCAGTGCCTCATCTATCCTAGGCAATAGGTATGAATCTTTAGTCGTGACAGCGTTCAACTTCCGGTAGCCTACACAGAATCTAAATCGGCCATCCCTTCTCTTTACAAGAACAATCGGACTTGACCAAGGACTTGCTGATGGACGAATAATGTCCCTCTCCAGCATCTCTTGAACTTGGTCTTTGACCACGCCTCTCAAGCTGTGTGGAAGTCGTCTGGGGTGCTGTCTAATGGGAGACTGTCCCCAGTCTTGATTCTGTGTTGGACACGATCCGTTCTGCCTACTTCGCCTGCTTGGAAGGCAAACAGATTAGCATGCGTGATGATCAGTGCCTCCAATTGTTTTCGTTCGCTTTCCTTCAGTGGCAGCTTGTTTAGTTCAAATTGCTGCACTAGCTCATTGTTCTTTTCACTAACTGATGCATTAGTAGGTATGACATCACTTCTAGGGACTGTATCTTGGCTAGTGTCAATTCCTGCATCTGGTTCTTGAATCACGCCTACAATGGGGACGTTGTGGTCTATGCTGGTCAGTTGCCCTAATGCAGTTCCttgtgacagctgcactggtCCACCAGGTGCCATCAATTGCACTGGCACCACATCCTGATCCAAACTGATTAGTGAGTGGGCAATCATGACACCTGTCTTGCTAATGACAGTATTGTCTGGCTCTAACATTGCCACTCCCTCTTGACATACCTTGTTACCATACTCATCCCTATGTGAGCTTCTCCCAGCTGTCTGGTCATTGTGGAAATCTGCATGCTGTGGTTGAGAATCAGAAAACAATGATTGCTTTGTACTCCTGGTGTGGTCAACCTTCCAATTGCACTTCCTGGTAGTGTCAGCCTTCTTCGCCTCAAGTCAACAGTAATGTTGTGCTTCAAAAGAAAGTCTACACCAAGAATGGGTCCTGTAGCTATGTTGGCTACCAAAAATGTATGATGAATCTTCCACTGACCAATTTCCACTTGCAAATCCATCTTGCCACAGACATGGATATCATTTCCATCCACTCCTTTCAGTGAATTGTGGCTATTATCACCACTCCTAGATGAATTGTGGTTTCCCAGATAAAGCCTGCTGGGCACCAGAGATGCAGATGCACCAGTGTCTACCAGACACTGCGTCATCTGTCCTGCCACAATCGCCTGTACTGTGAGAGAGCATGATTGATCAGCTTCTCCACCAGTCAGAATACCCACAGTATTACGTTTCTGCGGTTCTTTGGTCAGGCTATTGGGGTTACTGTTGGTCTTCTTCCATGCTTCCTTGTGGGTAGGTTTCCCAGCTGGCACTGGACAATCTCGTTTCCAATGATCTGTACTACCACATCTGAAGCATCCTCCACTAATCTTTCGAGATCGGGACTGTTGCTTCCCAGTAGGTCCACCTTGAATGCGGTCTTCCAGTCGTTCCAGACGCGAGGTCAACGCTTCTAAAGAACGCGCTATTGTTTGTGCTAATGATTCCTGATCAGCGGACTGCGCTCCTGTTGTGGCAGCTATCCTCCCTTGTCTTGTACCTTGCCTGTCCTCTTTGCGACGCTGCAAGAGACACAGCTCTCTAGCTTTGCTCACCGTTTCGTTAAGGCCCACTGGTGCTAAGACGTATAGCTGATCACTGATGACCTCCGGTAACCCGACAATGAACCGGTCAATCAACTGCTGCCGACGCAACTCTGCGGATAACCCAGGCTGTGCTCTGTCTAGCAAACGTTCTAGATCacgtacaaacacatcaaggTCCTCACCCGTCTGCAGAGTGCAACTATTGAGCTGCCGCGTTGCAAGGCGACGACGTTCTTCTGTACGCGGCTCAAATGCTGTTTTCAGAGCGGCAATGAGGTGGTCGTACGTATCCGTTTGCTGTTGGGTCAGCCGTTCAAACACTGCAAAGGCTCGTCCTTGTAGCAGAGTAGGCAACCGTACGACCTTGTCGTGGGCGTCCCAGCGGTTAGCAGAACAGCAGAGATCAAAGCGACGCAACCAGGTAGATATGTCGCCATCAGCAAAAGGTTCTGGTAGGCACGGCTGACGATAGGCTTGAACCTGAGGTTGCTGTACAACTGGCTGATCGGCACCTTGCTGAGCCATGAACTCACTTCTGACACCAAAATGTAACGAGTATACGACTTGCAACAGTTGAAACCCAAAAGGCCACGATTCTATTGTGCTCGTACACTATATACTACTCTACTAGTCAGAAAGTAGGTGTGTCCATACGGTAACATGAAACcactaattattatgactgcGTTACTCTACACaggtttgaaaatcatcatGAGATCGGCACGCAGTCTGAAGGTTCGTTGACAAACGACGTCCAGGCAGAAGTAAGTAAACTACTGCAATCACACCAGAAGCCTCCTCTACTCGAAGCTGACATCGGAAAGGTGGTCAGAGATGTCTTTGGGGGGAgagtacaaagaaagaagacaaagcacCAAGGAAACAGTGTCAACAAATATTTCGGCCTGAAAAGGAAGCGTGTGAACGAGGACACAGCACATGACTCTTCTAAGAGACCGTGTTCTTCTGGCCTTCctagcacaaacataaatgtagtCGACCTCTTGGAGAAAATACGGCGGCAAACGGACGAGCTGGAAAGTGAGAGGCAACAGCGACTGAACCTGGAGAGACAACTTCGTGAATTAGCTAAACAAAACGAAAGGCAGTTTACAGACCATCAGATACACGTGCAAAAATTAtcaaaaacacacaagacGAGCAAAGTTTGCTAAAACAACAGTTACATGAAGCTAGACTACAGTCTGAGAAGGAGATCTTGGATTTACAGAGTCAGTTGCATCTGAGCTGCCTTCAAGTGTCATCAGTACGGAAAGATCTAGATGAGGCCAACCTTGTAGCTCAGATGAAGCAGCAAGAACTATGTCAATTACAAAGGCATCTTGAACAGCACAATCGTGAATTGGAATGGAGTGCGGGATACGCTAGATGCTGAACTTGTGGCACTTCGACAGACTAAAGGAATATTGTCAACTGGTCCACTCGATCCATCAGACCGAAGATGAGTTCACCAATTTAAATTTGAAACAGTAATAGACCTACTCATGGAGACAGCTCCTCACCTAACGACACTGTTATTTTCTATTGGTCAATATATCACAGATCCAGAACACACTACTTTCCCATCTATGACAGTCAAAGACGTTCATAGCCTTTCTGCTCTTTGTGTTTTAGCAAAGAAGGACAGCCCTCATGTAAATGGATTTCAAACTCTTGTAGGACTCATGTTGCTTGCTCGAGGAACTAGCAAGCAGGTCATTATAGGCTTGAATCACATAGGTGTGTCATTGTCATATTATGAAATTCTGCGTTTGGTAGAACAAACAGCTGATGCAATTGCGTCAAGCAATGCCATCCAACATGGAACATGGATAGTTGCCTACGACAACataaatttttacaaacaCGTACTGCATGAGAGACAGGGCAGGCACCACGAATCTTGGAACTTCACAAGGCACAATTCAATGATCCAGATATCACAAGACATTCACTCATGCACAAACAAGAAGTGACGGCTGAGATAACAGACAATGGAGCTGTTGCAGATAGTGCCATAATAGgaacagacaagacacaacGAAGGTAAGACAATTCCTTAAACGATGATCTGAAAGTGGACCCCCATTCCTCTACCAGATGAGCCTCGTcaacagcaaagaaagaaaTAGATTTCTGCAAAGTTCCAGCCAATGCTGCTCTCCAGAATGGTGCAGTAATGGCCTCAGGCGACATGTAAACTATAGAAATAAATGCTGTAATAGTGTGATGAACACACCAGAGTAGACTATCTCACCCAGCTTGTACTTTTAGCAAGTATGTCTGAAACTAGTTGCTCATCCTTCAAACGAGTAACTCTAGTCACTCTAATACCTGTAGCAACTAAACTTGCAACATTTCAATCAACAAACGTCCAGGAAATGAAGAAAAGTGAGAAAACCAATTCTTACAAGCGTATATTTCTGTTGCTGCCTACCTGATTTTCCATAAGAGATATCAGAGGGCTTATCACAATCGATGTACCAGGAAAAATAAGAGCAAGAAGAAGATAACACAGGGATTTTCCTCCTGACGTCTTCATGCGAACAAAGACATCCCTACCAGCCAAGATTTCTCTAGCAGCCTCAGCTTGACCGACTCGAAATGAATCAAAGCCAAAAACTTCTCGTAAGATGCTCTCCAAACGATGGGAAGCTAAAGCGCTCTCAGACGTCAATACACACTGTATCATAGGACTTTGAAAAATGCGCCAAGACAGACTGGATTCTGCGCAAGTCTTATGACACTAATAGCTAAACCCACGCAGGAACCCCAACAACCCTGCCTATAGTTAGAGACGTCTAGATTATTTGTATAAACTTCCTACATGTACAGGCTGTCAGAGCTACGAAACATACCTGCTCTTTCACGGTTTCTCAACGACTGAGGCATCCGGCTCGAGACCTCCGGAAACAAAATAGGCAATTAGCTACAACTACCTAGataatctgcatgtcattaTGTGACCATGAAACCCTATCTACATGACGTAAAATTCCTgagggcggtctgaaaccagtctctccacggcgaggattgactatcgggggggagggggaggggaggggggaaggggaggggggaaggggaggggggaaggggaggggggaaggggaggggaggggggaAGGGGAGGGGGGAAGGGGAGGGGGGAGAGgaggggggaggggggagaggagaggagaatgacgaaggcggggagagactggctcgagtctatgTCTACATCCTAACAAACTCGTCCTGCTGAGACTCCTTTTTCTGCGATCGAGCCAGTTAGATACTGGTAGATCTATCCAACCAAACGTATTGTGTAGCCTCATTTATCTTGTTTGGTCTGTAAAATGTAGACTACCACTTGTAAATATGAACCAAtcataaattttaattaatgttgaggtactgatattatttataaatttactgTAAATTTACTAGACCACACAATTGGATTGAAATTAAACATTAAactatataaattaaattctaAACAATTATTTActtaaatcacatttaaggttcAGTTTTAAAACAATACTTACATAGATACCTAAATTCATGTGCTTTATTTCactttaattacttaattattaattaattaatatttaattaatattagcaaaatgtacaaacctttGCCGTTTTATATGATCACTGCATCACGTAAAAAAATTCTGGAACCAACAATTTCTCGAGAATctgaaagtcgatttctgcaagaACGCGACCACCATTCCCCTTTCACCAGTGGAAAGAACGGGCTCTCTTTCCACTGCTGCTCGACCACTGCGATAAGTTCTACGACCTGTTAGCCTAACAACACACTTCGAACTATCGTACATAAACAGCTACGTGAATCGTACGTGCAAGTCAAACATATCCGGGATTTAGCATCCGGGATGTGCCACAATTGTGCCCCCAACTGTCCCCCAACAAGTGTTCCCCCAAACAATTGCCACAGTGTACATTAGTGTAGGCACTTCCGGAAGTTTGCGGAAAGGGTCGAGACTAACATGTGGCTCAACACGTGCAAAAGCAcatttagcgcacgttagtcTGTGCAGTTCGTCGCAACATATCGTTGCTGTTGGTTTGGTTGCAATGGTAAAAGAGCAGTTCAGGGAAACTAATGCCGGAAAGAAAATGTTTGCTTTCTCATCTGGCATTTTGTCGGTAGCCTTGATTGGCATGATTTGTGTCTAATGATTGCAGAAGCCACCTGCAGTTTGGGTTGATGTCTCCTGAACAGATGAGACAGCAATCACACGTACACGTTGTAAGTAAGAGCCTCTATGGACCTGAACTACCTCGGAAACCTGTTCCTTTTGGTGTACTGGATAGACGACTGGTAAGACGTACATTAGGTAGACACAGTAGCAGCTAGGAAATTTGATGATTCTCAAACAATAGTTtgaattttaaataatttggATTTTAATCAAAATTATTTGAGAAGGGTTCTAtttaaattaactaataagTTAGTATTTATGATTATCTCATATCATTAGTCAAATGAAGAACAGTAAACTTAAGACACAGAACATATCTATGCATTAACCTTTGGCTTGCATGCACTGTGAGGGTTATTGTTTTAGTCTTTTGCCTCTTTGACTCGGGAGTATAAAtgtgtacctggtctttgactggggatgGGCAGATCGCTGGCTTTGGCACAGTAAGATCACaacgtacgtgtacgtgtgggccttggtgctTAGTCCAAATGTGTTGTGCCTTGGTCAGGACTCTTGGATgtctctggccaagctccaggagGACAGTTAGCCTGCTCTTAAACTTTTGCTTAGTGCTTGGAGACTCCATTCTTGgatggggggggggggagataTCGTTAGTAAATGGGCTGGACATATTTTTGGTCCAttatttgtccatgtgtgtgtgtgcgcgcgcgcgcgtgtgtggtgtgtgtgtgtgtgtgtgtgtgtgtgtgtgtgtgtgtgtgtgtgtgtgtgtgtgtgtgtgtgtacgtgtgcactcgtgcatgcatgtgcacgtgtgtgcatgcgtttGTGCTATAGCCTAGTTGGTCAGAGAGTCATACTAGAGTGATTACATCTGGGACCAATCAGGgttacaagttcaagtcacagtgatggtgagctatggcataatttccttgggcaagaaacttaagcacaattgcctctctcgactctggagtatatatgagtacctggttattGAATGGGGGTGGACaggaccgctggcttggcagtagcATCATGCAGTAGACGGGCacatgtgggccttggtgtctagtcccagagctgcgtcatagtcagtgcccttggttgactctggccaagctccagttGGATTTTCAGCACTGACCCTAAGGctccacatagcgcatggaagccctgtctctagaggcagaggAGCCATCTTCATAACTGACCTTTATGGTCGACATCAAACGATgtgagggcttaacatttgtcgatttttgtccatgtgtttgtgcataatcatgttgtttgtctacatgGCGGCAAAACCTCTCAGTTTACAACATAGATGTTAATTGAGGCATTGAGTAAGTGTTTAAATTGGTTCGATTTCACATAGAAAGCTTTGTTTGAAAAAGGTTGCATTATAGGCTGCTGCGTGTGTATGCATTCCAGGTTAGTCTGAATGTAGCATTAGATCTGATCAAGACAGTCTCTAACCCACAAGATTTCTGTGACAAATATGACGTACACATGTCATCTGTATAACAGCAACGAACAAGTTAGTAGAAGTCCATCATTACACCATCTTGACAGCTTGAATCGTGTGACATGTCATTGCAAACATGTTATTGTTCAAATGCAATAATTACACAATCAATGCTGAGGGTTAAGCACTTTTGTGCTCTTTGTATACGCAGTATAATTAGTGACTGTTCTTGCAAGATTGGACTTGAAAATGAGTAATTGAGCAAGGGCCACACCAGATGTACTTATGAAAGGTATAAAGAGCTCCTGCATGTGTAAACTCTTAGTAATGTTTCTGTCAGTTTTAGAACTTAAATTTCACAAAGGGAACATCTACTCTTGTAGGTTGTAAAAAAGGGGAAATATCGAAGATATACAATATGAACATGCACAGTACAAAATCAAAGGCCAGTAGTCATTGAATCAACACAGCATGTTGACTAAACAGTCAAAGACCTAGATTAGACTGGATGCATGTTGACTGAAGTACAAATAAACCAATCTATTATTGTATACCGGGTAGCATTGTATAGTTTTCAGTATTTTTGAATTACGGTTCCAACGCATGATCGAAGGAACAAGACAGGAATCTCTAGGATCTTGATTTGTGCTAGGTATGCTGGGTAAATTCTTAAGAATTAACATTTTCCAACCACAGTACCAAACagcatagtctcgcgtagtcaAACCCTTTTTGCCGCATTATACTTCCGGgtggaaagggtctggctacagaCTACACAGCAGCATTATCTGTCTTGCTATTATGGAATGATGAGAACACAATGTCTAAAGATTAATTAAAGGCGAAACCTGAATTTTTATAGAttgaatttaatttttttgctaGTGTTACTTGCGAGGTTTTTCCTATATTCAAATTCGAAAGCGTTGCATGAAAGCAGAGTtgatttgtgtacatgtgcacatgGAATCCACATTTGAAAACTGGACGCTGCTGTGCTAATAGTGCTTTTCACATATACAAACATGACACGGTATTGTATTTCACGTGCATGGGGCTGTCTTGTAACATAACCACCACCCTGCAGTTGCTCATTATGTGCTCTAAAAAGTGCAGTTAATTTTACTTTTACTTTATAAGGAGGAAGACCTCTCTCACAAAAAATTTACGAACAAAAATACTACCTACATTTATGGACAACATCTACACCAACTAAGTTAAACAGTTTCATTTTGTATGCTGTAGGTACCAAGTAAGTTACACAAACCAACTGGTAGCCTTAAGCTTCACTCATAGTATACTGAAATGTCTTTGTTATCCATATCGTATTGCTCTgtattttgctgcatgccagtATACGCCTAAGTTGACCAGGGTGCCTGTATACTCCGGGGTTTACCAGCATGCCGCAAAATGCGGGGCCAAACGACTGCTTTGAAGTGCGTGCAGTTTTGTGGCAATGCTATATCATTTTCTTTTATGTGCTAGACTACGTAGCCTCCAAAGCTTGTTTGGTGCTCTTCCATGGCAATTGTGTCTCTTTCCTGCCTCTCAAAAGTGCCATGGAATACGTTTGTGTGATGTTAGTATCTATTGACTCACTTTCACTAGTACCACCCATCGCACCGGCACTGACCCACCCTATACCGGCATGCGGGTTAAACTACAACTGTCTCAAATGTAAGTTTTGGTGAAACTCACTTTATAGTGGCATTCAGCAAAATGCGGGGTAATGCCGTatgtctctctttctttgtaTTAAAGCAGGGCTGAGATTAAACGACAAATGTCAGGTAATGCAGTTTCTAACCATACCATGCAAGATCTTGTTGAAGGACCAAGAGACGTACAGCAGGAATGTTGCAAAATTATATTTCAAGTCTTTTAACTAACTTTTAATACAGAAGAACCAACAGTAGTGTGAGGTCACACTGTGAATAACAAGTGAAGTTAGAGAACATGTGGTCAGTCGGCAGTTGTTTACAAGTATTTGTTGTTCCAGCTGTTTTCCTTGACCACTGTACTAATAACTACTGATAGGGCTGTATGGCATATTAACAACATGTAAGAACAACCTAACAGTACAGattcttgtttctctttttcttttgCAAACTAACATGTAAGATAAACAGTACACATTCACTTATTTCTTTTTCTCTTTGACCCAGTTTTGGGCATTTTTACGATAGGAGGCTTCCCTACTTCACAGGCATCACATATAGACAGTATTGTGAACTACTTTTTTCAAGTAGATCTTGGGGTCTTAAGTCATCATCACTGGCGCAATACCAGCAAACATCATGGGTTTACCTCGCAAGAATAGTGCTCAACTCCACAAGATTGGCACATTGTTCTAACACACTGTCCTACCGCAAACACGCTTTATTGAGTGCTTGCTACGTCATGCAGGGTTGTCCTCCAAGGCACGGCACTctgccatgccttggcttccacttggtacaggcccgccatgctttactgcatgagtagacagtgattagctatgaagataatgaatggacttgtatttgtatttgaaaagtgggaagttgtttgagACTAACAAGtgtagttcctgggatgcatggtttgaagataagaccaattaggacaaagactgccatatggtatgaacttaattgtaatataagtactcaaacatcaacagtggttgtcagcaCCAACCACTGTTGATGTTTGTAAGGTGATTATCTGATCGTAACAAAACGAGttctgtagatatctggcccTTCCTGTACTAGTAGATTCTCAgcttcttgaggtctggaaattttccacgTCTTTAAATAAGGcttaatatagctatcatgtggtcaagcacattgaactaagacagagaaagtttttttaaaaatataccaatttgttccttttgtgcctgagcattccaTGACAACACTTTGTGGCATTTCAGGGGTAAGAAAACTTGCAGCAAAGTGTTCGTGGGGCCGCCACcacaaaaattgaaatctgTTTGGCCAAAATTAAGGGTGGGAGGCCTTGCAAAAATCTTGGGGACACCCCTGCATCCATGAAATGTAAGGAAAAGAGAATGTGTGCAAGGGATATCGTATAGAGTATTAGTCTGTAGCACTCCTTTACTACAGTTAGTATTATTGTTACTGTTGGGTCTGGGTTTGTCAGATAGCAACGATGATTGTTTAATTGAATCTTGATCGTGTTAACATTTTGTTCAGGGTATTAGTGATCATGAGAGTAGGTGTGATACATGTGGCAAGAATTTGGCAGACTGCATTGGTCACTTTGGGTTTCTTGATCTGGAATTGCCAGTGTTTCATGTTGGTTACTTTCGTTCTGTTGTTAATATTCTTCAAACCATTTGCAAAGTATGTCAAGTGAAAACTAATGGAGTACTTGTGTATGCTCTTAGTCTGTTTGCATGGTTGTATTGCAGACTTGCAGCAAGTTTCTTCTATCTAAGGAAGAACAACAACCATTTCTTGAAATTATACGAAAACATACTGCCACAAGTAGCAGCCTTGGATTGAAGGCAATCAAGAAGAAGGTTCATGACAAATGTAGGAAAGTGAGCAAGTGTCCTCACTGCGGATCACTGAATGGTTAGAATCAACAGATTTATTGAATTAAATATTTGATATTTCTGATGGGAATGTTTAGGAACAGTGAAAAGATGTGGGATGCTAAAAATCATACATGAAAAATTTAAAGTTAATAAGAAGCAAGTTGATCAGTCAGTTGTAGAATTTCATTCGTCATTTGCCTCTGCACTGGAGTATAACAAGGAACTGGAGCCATTGCTAACCCGAGTGCAAGTCTcttgatttgtgtgtttatctgtatgaTAAATcctttaattaaacctgttgCTGCATTAGGAGATACTGAATCCTTTGAGAGTGATGTCATTGTTTAGAGCTATTCCTAATGAAGTATGTCATTGTTAGTAGATGAAAAATTCTGCGGTAATTATGTTTGATGATTAGGCTATTCCATTGTTGGGGATGAATAGTAAAGAAGGTGGCCATCCTACTAGCCTCATTCTTACACGTCTTCTCGTCCCGCCTGCCTGCATAAGACCATCAGTAGCAGCAGACTCTGCTGGAACGTAAGCAGACTTAATATACTCAGGTTTTTATTTGCACTGTTGTTTTCTATTTAGCAATGAAGATGATGTAACGGTGAAGCTTTCCGAGATTTTATTCCTCAATGATGTTATTAGGAAACACCGATCTTCAGGAGCTAAGATGCAAATGATAATGGTATGTATTGACATATACGTGTACCAAACATAATATTAATGCACATTGCTATTTGAAATGAAATGACTGACTTACCGTATTTCCTTGTATAGTAAGTAACCTGTGCTCGAATAGTAAACCCATCAGTCTTACCACTTTGAAATAATAGTAACTCGTCTTTTGAATAGTAACCCACGGCTTAGGTCCCAGAGACAGGTATCTGACATTATGCATGCCTATTTTTAATATCTGACATTGCGTAATCCCATACGGTATGGTGGCtttggggtcacctcattacgacTACCTGTACCTATTTAGCTGTGGGCGTAAATGATTACCTTTAGATGGTGATGACTGTGTAAATATGGTAGGCGTAACCACCACGTGAGGGGATTTTCGATGTTGTCAAATTCCTGAGCATTTATGTCTCCTGATCCTCAGCGTCgtacatacactgtacacatgtcttagcatgtggtgtgcatgtacaccagccgagagtttagcactgtagtgcttctctattcattaaGTTTCATATCATTGTGTTGTAGGAAGACTGGGACTATCTACAGCTACAGTGTGCTCTTTACATCAACAGTGAAATGTCTGGAGTTCCATTGTCACTGCAGGTATTAAACACTACGCTGGTTAGATTTGTAATTGATTGACTTAATAGGTTATTTATTGCATTTATTCAGCCAAAAAAGTTTACTAGGGGATTTGTTCAGCGGCTAAAGGGCAAGCAAGGTCGATTTCGTGGAAACCTCTCTGGCAAACGTGTTGACTTTTCAAGCCGAACTGTCATCTCACCAGATCCCAACTTGAGAATAGATGAAGTAGTGATTTTATCTGTTCAGATCAAAACATATGGCCTATATTATATGTGTGCTAGGTTGCTGTTCCTGTAGACATTGCAAAGACACTAACATTTCCTGAGAGGGTTAATATTAGTCATTCAGTAGAAAGCCTAGTTGCATATTAACATATTTTCAGGTAACTAGAGCAAATGTTGGGTTGATGAGGAAGCTAGTCAGAAATGGTGCAGATGTCCACCCTGGTGCAAACTTTATACAGCAGAAGAAGGAAAACTTCAAGAAGTAATAATGTCATTTTTcacttttgtttgtgtattataTTGTAGCTGATATAGATTTCTCAAGTATGGCAACAGAGAACAGATTGCAAACGAGCTGAAGGTTTTACTGCATTGTGTTATGTCTTGCAAACTATATGTGCACTGTAATGATTAATGACAGTTATTTGTTGTACATAGTTTGGTGATACTGTTGAGCGCCA
This window encodes:
- the LOC134179343 gene encoding uncharacterized protein LOC134179343, with amino-acid sequence MIQCVLTSESALASHRLESILREVFGFDSFRVGQAEAAREILAGRDVFVRMKTSGGKSLCYLLLALIFPGIRVTRVTRLKDEQLVSDILAKIYMSPEAITAPFWRAALAGTLQKSISFFAVDEAHLVEEWGSTFRSSFKELSYLRCVLSVPIMALSATAPLSVISAVTSCLCMSECLVISGSLNCAL